The Sulfurospirillum halorespirans DSM 13726 genome has a window encoding:
- a CDS encoding ATP-binding protein has product MSLASDTNLSYIKALSTPSTKTKTMIFVLMLFLAMATLFGWMRYLDVRDGIEKSRKDYAAQIHSIYAMTLKRTSAFYLNRAYANLDSYGIKEALEQKNIAQLTGLSSFRWNVLKQENPYLLGIRFYDENLMLLAYLGKEPKHEEIEQSGEVPSEPKIGFFFSKHYAAYHIMVPVIVHEKVIGMLEFAIAPEFFLNEVEEFSNLKGYILFKGEAFVPPDEALLGISLHDGEISQNKKSTYITHVITLKGLIRDDLAQLIFFQDISDQQQKLLDAVYAAFFVAMSMMAVLLIILNYGFNVLILRLEKSEASLKELNHTLEDRVNEEIKGRMENEQILMHQSRLASMGEMIGNIAHQWRQPLSELGATLMNLQILWEKQKLTTAVFEDRIQRSEGLIAYMSKTIDDFRNFFASETKKERYRVSEAIHKSLELIESALKNHHIKLILELEHSCEVEGYPSQFAQVMLNIISNAKDTLLERSISDPTIWISLTCKEGKTLICIADNGGGIALEPIEKIFEPYVSTKHAKSGTGIGLYMSKTIIEKNANGILRAYNSDKGAVFEIIL; this is encoded by the coding sequence ATGTCTTTGGCATCGGATACAAACTTGTCTTACATTAAAGCGCTCTCGACGCCTTCGACCAAAACCAAAACGATGATCTTCGTATTGATGCTATTTCTAGCGATGGCGACGCTGTTTGGCTGGATGCGCTATTTGGATGTGAGAGATGGCATTGAAAAGTCGCGTAAAGATTATGCGGCGCAAATTCACAGCATTTATGCGATGACGCTGAAGCGCACGAGTGCTTTTTACCTTAATCGCGCCTACGCCAATCTTGATTCATACGGCATTAAAGAAGCACTTGAGCAGAAAAACATCGCGCAACTTACGGGACTTTCAAGCTTTCGCTGGAACGTGTTGAAACAAGAAAATCCTTATCTGCTGGGGATTCGTTTTTACGATGAAAACTTGATGCTTCTTGCGTACCTTGGCAAAGAACCTAAACACGAAGAGATCGAGCAAAGTGGCGAAGTTCCTAGTGAGCCTAAAATAGGCTTTTTCTTCTCCAAACATTACGCTGCGTATCATATTATGGTGCCAGTCATCGTGCATGAAAAAGTCATCGGAATGCTTGAGTTTGCGATTGCCCCTGAGTTTTTTCTCAATGAGGTCGAAGAGTTCTCCAACCTCAAAGGCTATATTCTCTTTAAAGGCGAGGCGTTTGTTCCTCCTGATGAGGCGCTTTTAGGCATTAGTCTTCACGATGGCGAGATTTCTCAAAATAAGAAAAGTACCTACATTACGCATGTCATTACGCTTAAGGGGTTGATTCGCGATGATTTAGCTCAGTTGATCTTCTTTCAAGACATCAGCGATCAGCAGCAAAAGCTTTTAGATGCGGTCTATGCAGCCTTTTTTGTGGCGATGAGTATGATGGCTGTTCTTCTCATCATACTCAATTATGGTTTTAATGTTTTGATCTTACGCCTCGAAAAGAGTGAAGCCAGCCTCAAAGAGCTCAACCATACGCTCGAAGATCGCGTCAATGAAGAGATCAAAGGGCGCATGGAAAATGAGCAAATCTTGATGCACCAAAGCAGGCTTGCGAGCATGGGCGAGATGATCGGCAATATCGCGCATCAATGGCGTCAGCCTCTGAGCGAATTGGGAGCAACGCTGATGAATTTGCAAATCCTTTGGGAGAAACAAAAACTTACGACGGCGGTTTTTGAGGATCGCATTCAGCGCTCAGAAGGTTTGATCGCGTATATGTCCAAAACGATTGATGATTTTCGTAACTTCTTTGCGAGTGAAACAAAGAAAGAGCGTTACCGTGTCAGCGAGGCGATTCATAAATCGCTGGAACTGATCGAATCTGCTTTGAAAAATCATCACATCAAATTGATCTTAGAGCTTGAACATAGCTGTGAAGTGGAGGGCTATCCGAGTCAATTTGCCCAAGTGATGTTAAACATTATCAGCAATGCCAAAGATACGCTTTTAGAGCGTTCTATCAGTGATCCGACGATCTGGATCAGTCTTACATGTAAAGAGGGCAAAACGTTGATTTGCATTGCGGATAATGGCGGTGGCATCGCATTAGAGCCGATCGAAAAAATCTTTGAGCCTTATGTGAGTACCAAACATGCCAAGAGTGGGACGGGCATTGGACTTTACATGAGCAAAACCATCATCGAAAAAAATGCGAATGGCATTTTACGCGCGTACAATAGCGATAAAGGCGCTGTATTTGAGATCATCCTCTAA
- a CDS encoding molybdopterin dinucleotide binding domain-containing protein, translating into METSRRNFLIGTSIVAGSAAVGGYHETLGKAITMQRRGEKAKDAIYGNAPLTEITQKEGVITHSNDFVVKPSVCNGCTTFCSVRVKIDAKSGEVVRVFGNPYSLLSSDPWLPYKTPLEESFKATSGWKESGLEMRSTACSRGNLVYEKLKDPFRVTTPLKRVGKRGEDKWVSISIEQLIKEISEGGNLFGEGEVQGLKAFADTKTLIDAQNPDYGPLANKLCVLGTADEGRQNYMVHRFVQSFGTVNFMGHTSICGLSMRAGEAAYLDDFASSPHMKPDFEHCEFLLSIGTAPAQAGNPFKRQAKLLAKGRTSGALRYVIVTPILTNSDSIAVGDRSRWLPIKPSGDLALVMGMIRVIIEEERYLKAYLAIPSDAAQKTLNEVSFTNASHLVIMDGAKKGEILVDATKAVHVIDKADGLLKNAANVLEADILYEGEVSLEGVKYTVKSSFVLLKEAAFEHSLDFYAKESGVDAQTILELAREFTSYGRSVGVDCHGGTMHSTGFYTTYAIMMLGALVGNLNHKGGMSVGGGKFKDFNGACYNLLAYAGKQKPFGVRIDRARMAYEKSSEYRRKVEQGVNPYPAKDAWFPFSPAIESEVINSSANAYPYKLGALISWNANFVYGQSGSEHLLPLLKDPAKAIPLFVAIDPFINETSRYADYIVPDSVLYETWGVLAPWAGHLTKTTHVRYPILKSPNATFANGEPISMDSFMIELGKALGLSGFGKNAINGTTAKFDFDKPEDFYLRAFENVAMDGANPAPEASDEEIALAGLGEYIPLLQRICTDNWRRVAYVMSRGGRFADKTSAYEGNKMSNAYKKPIAIYNQSVGTAFNSLSGEPYSGVPRYYTPRFYTGAKIDMDSKEFNLLAFSYKSNVLSSYTASVESLRDTRYTTFIDLSTTTAKNYGIAHGDRVVVRSREGKVQGICRIREGLHPRSIGIEHGGGREGEGGMSVQINGTIKEGRIARRSGVNINKLGLSDASRLNIATLSDFVVGSNARQAIPVRIEKL; encoded by the coding sequence ATGGAAACATCACGCAGAAATTTTTTGATCGGAACGAGCATCGTCGCAGGAAGTGCCGCGGTGGGTGGGTATCATGAGACACTTGGAAAAGCGATCACGATGCAGCGAAGAGGTGAAAAAGCCAAAGATGCGATTTATGGCAATGCACCGCTTACGGAAATCACACAAAAAGAGGGTGTCATCACGCATTCAAACGATTTTGTAGTCAAACCAAGTGTCTGCAATGGCTGTACAACCTTCTGTTCCGTACGCGTCAAAATCGATGCGAAAAGTGGCGAAGTGGTACGTGTTTTTGGAAATCCGTACAGTTTGCTCTCCAGTGACCCGTGGTTACCCTACAAAACACCATTGGAAGAGAGCTTTAAAGCGACGTCAGGTTGGAAAGAGAGTGGGCTAGAGATGCGCTCAACGGCATGTTCACGCGGTAATCTCGTCTATGAAAAACTCAAAGATCCTTTCCGTGTAACAACACCACTCAAACGTGTGGGCAAACGTGGCGAAGATAAATGGGTGAGCATTTCCATCGAACAGCTTATTAAAGAGATCAGCGAAGGGGGCAATCTCTTTGGTGAAGGCGAAGTGCAAGGACTTAAAGCATTCGCCGATACCAAAACCTTGATCGATGCGCAAAATCCAGATTACGGTCCTCTTGCCAATAAACTCTGTGTTTTAGGAACGGCGGATGAAGGGCGTCAAAACTACATGGTACACCGTTTTGTTCAAAGCTTTGGCACGGTCAATTTTATGGGGCATACCTCTATCTGTGGGCTCTCGATGAGGGCTGGAGAAGCAGCGTACTTGGATGATTTTGCAAGTTCTCCCCACATGAAGCCCGATTTTGAACATTGCGAGTTTTTACTCAGCATTGGAACCGCTCCTGCGCAAGCAGGCAACCCTTTTAAACGTCAAGCGAAACTGCTTGCCAAAGGACGTACAAGTGGAGCGCTTCGTTATGTGATCGTAACACCTATTTTAACCAACAGCGATTCGATTGCGGTAGGGGATCGGTCACGTTGGTTGCCGATCAAACCCAGTGGTGATTTGGCGTTGGTGATGGGAATGATTCGCGTGATTATTGAAGAAGAGCGCTACTTAAAAGCGTATCTTGCTATCCCAAGCGATGCTGCTCAAAAAACATTGAACGAGGTGAGTTTTACCAATGCGTCGCATCTTGTCATTATGGATGGGGCGAAAAAAGGTGAAATTTTAGTGGATGCTACTAAAGCGGTTCATGTGATTGATAAAGCCGATGGACTGCTTAAAAATGCCGCTAATGTTTTGGAAGCTGACATCTTGTATGAAGGCGAAGTAAGCCTAGAAGGTGTGAAGTACACGGTTAAAAGCTCTTTTGTGCTCCTTAAAGAAGCGGCGTTTGAACACTCTCTTGATTTTTATGCCAAAGAGAGTGGGGTCGATGCACAAACGATTCTAGAACTTGCCCGTGAATTTACCTCTTATGGCAGAAGTGTTGGGGTGGATTGTCACGGTGGGACGATGCACTCGACAGGATTTTATACGACCTATGCCATTATGATGCTAGGAGCCCTTGTGGGCAATCTCAACCATAAAGGCGGCATGAGTGTCGGCGGAGGAAAATTTAAAGATTTCAATGGCGCATGTTACAATCTTCTAGCCTATGCCGGTAAGCAAAAACCTTTTGGCGTCCGCATCGATAGAGCTCGAATGGCGTATGAAAAAAGTAGTGAATACAGACGTAAAGTGGAACAAGGCGTCAATCCTTACCCTGCCAAAGATGCGTGGTTTCCTTTTAGCCCTGCCATTGAATCTGAGGTCATTAACAGCAGTGCCAACGCGTACCCGTATAAATTAGGGGCGCTCATCAGTTGGAATGCAAATTTTGTCTATGGTCAAAGCGGGAGTGAGCATCTTTTACCACTTCTAAAAGACCCTGCTAAGGCGATTCCTCTTTTTGTTGCAATTGATCCATTTATCAATGAAACCAGTCGTTATGCGGACTATATCGTACCTGATTCGGTGTTGTATGAGACATGGGGTGTGCTGGCTCCTTGGGCAGGGCATTTGACCAAAACAACGCATGTACGTTATCCGATTTTAAAGTCGCCGAATGCAACCTTTGCCAACGGTGAGCCTATTAGTATGGATAGTTTTATGATTGAGCTTGGAAAAGCGCTTGGACTTTCAGGCTTTGGCAAAAATGCAATTAATGGAACGACTGCGAAGTTTGATTTTGATAAACCCGAAGATTTTTACCTACGTGCTTTTGAAAACGTTGCAATGGATGGCGCTAATCCTGCGCCTGAAGCAAGTGATGAGGAGATCGCTCTTGCAGGACTTGGTGAGTACATTCCTTTGTTACAGCGTATCTGCACGGATAACTGGCGCAGAGTCGCGTATGTGATGAGCAGGGGTGGCCGCTTTGCCGATAAAACAAGTGCTTATGAGGGTAACAAAATGAGCAATGCTTACAAAAAACCGATTGCCATTTACAACCAAAGTGTGGGAACAGCGTTTAATTCCCTAAGTGGTGAGCCTTACAGTGGCGTGCCACGTTACTATACACCTCGATTTTACACGGGAGCGAAGATCGATATGGACTCCAAAGAGTTCAATCTCTTAGCCTTTAGTTACAAATCCAATGTCCTCTCTTCCTACACAGCCTCTGTGGAGAGTCTACGCGATACACGCTATACCACGTTTATCGATCTTAGCACGACAACCGCAAAAAACTACGGCATTGCCCATGGCGATCGTGTGGTCGTGCGTTCACGTGAAGGAAAAGTGCAGGGCATTTGCCGTATTCGTGAAGGGCTGCATCCTCGCTCCATCGGCATTGAACATGGCGGCGGAAGAGAGGGAGAAGGAGGTATGAGTGTGCAAATCAATGGCACGATAAAAGAAGGCAGAATCGCCAGACGAAGCGGTGTGAATATCAACAAATTAGGACTCAGCGATGCCTCTCGCCTTAACATTGCAACCCTAAGTGATTTTGTGGTCGGCTCTAATGCAAGGCAAGCCATTCCAGTTCGTATCGAAAAGCTCTAA
- the rfbC gene encoding dTDP-4-dehydrorhamnose 3,5-epimerase, translating into MTFTRAAIPDVIIIEPKVHGDERGYFVETFRHDKFENFLGYKVDFCQDNESRSHHGVLRGLHYQLAPFAQSKLVRVIDGRVLDVAVDIRVGSPTFGKYVSVELNGKNKKQMFIPRGFAHGFVVLSETCTFTYKVDNYYAPECDRGISFNDLNLGIDWQIAPELLHLSAKDTTQPKLEDTLDLFEYGKNYYA; encoded by the coding sequence ATGACATTTACAAGAGCTGCTATACCAGACGTAATTATTATAGAGCCCAAAGTACATGGTGATGAGCGTGGGTATTTTGTAGAGACATTTAGACACGATAAATTTGAAAATTTTTTAGGCTACAAAGTCGATTTTTGTCAAGACAATGAATCCAGAAGTCATCATGGTGTCTTAAGAGGATTACACTACCAACTTGCTCCTTTTGCCCAATCAAAATTGGTGCGCGTTATTGATGGAAGAGTGCTTGATGTCGCAGTGGATATACGTGTAGGAAGTCCCACTTTTGGCAAGTATGTGAGTGTAGAGCTTAATGGTAAAAATAAAAAGCAGATGTTTATTCCAAGAGGTTTTGCGCACGGCTTTGTTGTCCTTAGTGAAACCTGTACCTTTACCTACAAAGTTGATAATTATTATGCACCTGAGTGTGATCGAGGCATTTCATTTAATGATTTAAACCTTGGAATTGATTGGCAAATCGCACCAGAACTTTTGCATCTCTCTGCAAAAGACACAACACAACCAAAGCTCGAAGATACACTTGATCTTTTTGAGTATGGAAAAAACTACTATGCTTAA
- the nrfD gene encoding NrfD/PsrC family molybdoenzyme membrane anchor subunit, with amino-acid sequence MDFGTLLHTISSITPDRPWGIDIPNYFWFTGSSAAAFIISSFAHVFGMKEYKPIAGFSLLLAFVLLVAAPMNLIDDLRQPGRIINFFFYGWENFPTSPMKWGVLLLIAYPLLILVEALVLYRPYFWFSKGVVRSHEQVEKDHHLGVILGAIGIPLALSVHGYTGYILGAVHAIPLFHTPLMPILFLASAMVSGTGLLIILLPIFQKFFTDFKRVDMDMMQRLARLLAWFIVIDLVIRFFWLTFAITFNGEEKYALKLFFGENFWEVLIVDYVICLLVPMIIGFTNYFARSFKWVLFGGILSAIGVWIFRWNTVIGGQSIGKTTPFLLEYHPHFSGFDSIVSVLSNWSLLIALIALVMVLFPWDKEMANYYVKQGER; translated from the coding sequence ATGGACTTTGGAACACTACTGCATACGATTTCGAGCATAACGCCTGATCGCCCTTGGGGCATTGATATTCCCAACTATTTTTGGTTTACGGGAAGCTCTGCGGCGGCGTTTATTATCTCCAGTTTTGCCCATGTTTTTGGCATGAAAGAGTACAAACCCATCGCGGGATTTTCGCTTCTTTTAGCCTTTGTGTTGCTCGTTGCAGCGCCCATGAACTTGATCGATGATCTTCGCCAACCAGGGCGCATCATCAACTTCTTCTTCTATGGCTGGGAGAATTTCCCTACCTCTCCGATGAAATGGGGCGTGTTGTTATTGATCGCTTATCCCTTACTCATTTTAGTCGAAGCGTTGGTGCTGTACCGCCCTTACTTTTGGTTTTCAAAAGGGGTAGTGCGAAGTCATGAACAAGTCGAAAAAGACCACCATTTAGGCGTTATTTTAGGTGCGATTGGTATACCATTGGCTCTGAGCGTACACGGCTACACGGGTTATATTTTAGGGGCTGTGCATGCGATACCTCTGTTTCATACACCACTCATGCCTATTTTATTTTTAGCTTCGGCGATGGTTTCTGGAACGGGCTTGCTCATCATTTTACTGCCGATTTTTCAAAAATTCTTTACGGATTTTAAACGCGTAGACATGGATATGATGCAACGTCTTGCACGCCTTTTAGCGTGGTTTATTGTGATCGATCTTGTGATTCGCTTCTTCTGGCTGACTTTTGCCATTACGTTTAACGGTGAAGAAAAATACGCGCTCAAACTCTTTTTTGGTGAAAATTTTTGGGAAGTGTTGATCGTTGATTATGTCATTTGTCTTTTGGTGCCGATGATCATCGGGTTTACAAACTATTTTGCACGCTCGTTCAAATGGGTTTTGTTTGGAGGCATTCTCTCCGCCATTGGTGTGTGGATTTTTCGTTGGAACACGGTTATTGGCGGTCAAAGCATTGGCAAAACGACACCATTTTTACTTGAATACCATCCGCATTTTTCAGGATTTGATAGCATCGTATCGGTACTCTCCAATTGGAGTTTATTGATCGCGTTGATCGCGTTGGTAATGGTGCTTTTCCCTTGGGATAAAGAGATGGCAAATTATTATGTTAAACAAGGGGAGCGATAA
- the galE gene encoding UDP-glucose 4-epimerase GalE — MKIFVTGGAGYIGSHTCVELQNAGFELVVYDNFSNSTFESLTRVMQITGKQLSFIQGDVRDEAALEKALLGCDAVIHFAGLKAVGESVAKPLAYYDNNVHGTLCLLRVMQKLNIKKLVFSSSATVYGDPEFLPFTENHPLRTTNPYGQTKLVIEEILRDLFRSDPTWQIMILRYFNPVGAHESGLIGEDPQGIPNNLMPYIAQVAIGRRECVNVFGNDYPTRDGTGVRDYLHVVDLALGHVKALQALNKPQCTAINLGAGKGYSVLEVINAFSKVSGKEIPFEVMPRRAGDIAEFYSDPTLAQKLLGWEVEYDLDKICEDMWRFQIKNPKGYVL; from the coding sequence ATGAAGATTTTTGTCACAGGTGGTGCAGGGTATATCGGCTCTCATACTTGCGTAGAACTACAAAACGCGGGATTTGAGCTTGTCGTTTACGACAATTTTTCCAATAGCACGTTTGAGTCTTTAACGCGTGTAATGCAAATTACAGGTAAGCAACTCTCTTTTATACAAGGCGATGTCCGCGATGAAGCGGCTCTTGAAAAAGCACTTTTAGGCTGTGATGCAGTGATTCATTTTGCAGGGCTTAAAGCCGTGGGTGAATCGGTTGCAAAACCGTTAGCATACTATGACAATAATGTACACGGAACCCTCTGTCTGCTTCGCGTGATGCAAAAACTGAACATTAAAAAACTTGTTTTTAGCTCTTCTGCCACCGTATATGGCGATCCTGAATTTCTTCCTTTCACTGAAAATCACCCTTTGCGAACTACTAATCCTTACGGTCAGACCAAATTGGTCATCGAAGAGATACTGCGTGATCTTTTTCGCTCCGACCCAACGTGGCAGATCATGATTCTTCGCTATTTTAACCCTGTAGGAGCGCATGAGAGTGGGCTCATCGGCGAAGATCCGCAAGGCATTCCCAACAATTTGATGCCTTACATTGCACAAGTGGCGATTGGAAGACGTGAATGCGTTAATGTTTTTGGCAATGACTATCCAACCCGTGATGGTACAGGTGTAAGAGACTACCTTCATGTGGTGGATCTTGCCCTTGGTCATGTCAAAGCACTGCAAGCACTGAACAAGCCTCAATGCACCGCTATCAATCTAGGTGCAGGAAAAGGGTACAGTGTTTTGGAAGTCATCAACGCCTTTTCAAAAGTGAGTGGCAAAGAAATACCTTTTGAAGTGATGCCAAGGCGCGCTGGAGATATTGCAGAGTTTTATTCTGATCCCACATTGGCGCAAAAGCTGTTGGGGTGGGAAGTAGAGTATGATTTAGATAAAATATGTGAAGATATGTGGCGATTTCAAATTAAAAATCCTAAAGGATATGTGTTATGA
- a CDS encoding response regulator transcription factor has product MANPLSLFEHLSILYAEDEASLRKSVAQTLELFFDKVIEAGDGEEALELFFEHNPDILLLDICMPKCDGLKLLKEIRKSHKRVPVIIMSAHAEPTYFQQSIELNICKYLLKPFSKESFLDALKTCAEWMYEWGEGGLIKAGSDLFYDPEGGTLINEGVSFVLTKKERLLFEYLLRQKNRVISFDALEEAIWAGEGGSKEALKALVKELRKKLTKESIENVFGIGYKLVLH; this is encoded by the coding sequence ATGGCAAACCCACTTTCTCTCTTTGAGCATCTGTCTATTTTATACGCTGAAGATGAAGCGAGTTTACGTAAAAGCGTGGCACAAACCTTGGAGCTTTTTTTCGACAAAGTCATCGAAGCGGGAGATGGCGAAGAGGCACTGGAGCTCTTTTTTGAACACAACCCTGACATCTTGCTTTTAGATATTTGCATGCCAAAATGCGACGGGCTCAAACTGCTTAAAGAGATTCGAAAGTCGCATAAGCGCGTCCCCGTGATCATTATGAGTGCGCATGCAGAACCTACTTATTTCCAACAATCCATTGAGCTCAATATCTGTAAATACCTTCTCAAACCCTTTTCCAAAGAGAGCTTTTTAGATGCCCTTAAAACCTGTGCCGAGTGGATGTACGAATGGGGTGAAGGCGGTTTAATCAAAGCGGGGAGTGACCTTTTCTATGACCCAGAAGGGGGAACGCTGATCAATGAAGGGGTATCGTTTGTGCTCACCAAAAAAGAGCGTCTTTTATTTGAGTATCTGCTGCGTCAAAAAAATCGTGTGATCTCGTTTGACGCGCTTGAAGAGGCGATTTGGGCAGGAGAGGGCGGAAGTAAGGAAGCGCTTAAAGCGCTTGTGAAAGAGCTTCGCAAAAAACTGACCAAAGAGAGCATCGAAAATGTCTTTGGCATCGGATACAAACTTGTCTTACATTAA
- the dsrO gene encoding sulfate reduction electron transfer complex DsrMKJOP subunit DsrO: MMDEKELQQGRRGFVKKTTALIGAAVLTAPSANAISLTNPGRESGDARYIGQEGKRFGMVIDLRKCVGCQACTSACKSENRVPKEKFRTYVPEYELGSYPNVHKAFLPQLCNHCAEPSCVSVCPTGATFARKDGIVVVDSEVCWGCGYCINACPYDKRYFNPITNVADKCTLCAHRVDHGLLPACVESCVGGARVFGDFNDPHSAVSKLLASFPTTVLKPASGTKPRVFYIALSGEIQGLPYSPRVLDDMARKIDGMATHEWSGKGE; the protein is encoded by the coding sequence ATGATGGATGAGAAAGAGCTGCAACAAGGCCGCAGAGGGTTTGTTAAAAAAACAACCGCTCTTATAGGTGCTGCTGTATTAACTGCCCCTAGTGCCAACGCCATAAGCCTTACCAATCCTGGACGAGAAAGTGGCGATGCACGCTACATCGGACAAGAGGGTAAGCGCTTTGGAATGGTGATTGATCTGCGCAAATGCGTTGGCTGCCAAGCCTGCACGAGTGCCTGCAAAAGCGAAAACAGAGTCCCCAAAGAGAAATTTAGAACCTATGTGCCTGAGTATGAATTAGGCTCTTATCCTAATGTGCATAAGGCGTTTTTGCCCCAACTTTGTAACCATTGCGCGGAACCTTCCTGTGTGAGTGTTTGCCCTACAGGTGCGACGTTTGCGCGCAAAGATGGCATTGTCGTTGTCGACAGTGAAGTGTGCTGGGGCTGTGGATACTGCATCAACGCCTGCCCTTATGACAAACGCTATTTCAATCCGATCACCAATGTTGCTGATAAATGCACGCTGTGCGCACACAGAGTCGATCATGGCTTATTGCCTGCGTGTGTGGAAAGCTGTGTGGGAGGAGCGCGTGTTTTTGGTGATTTTAATGACCCGCACTCGGCTGTTTCCAAACTACTGGCAAGCTTTCCAACGACGGTTTTAAAACCTGCTAGTGGAACCAAACCACGCGTTTTTTACATAGCGCTCAGTGGCGAAATTCAAGGTTTGCCGTATTCACCAAGAGTATTAGACGATATGGCACGAAAAATCGATGGAATGGCTACACACGAGTGGTCAGGAAAAGGAGAATAA
- the rfbA gene encoding glucose-1-phosphate thymidylyltransferase RfbA, producing MKGIILAGGSGTRLYPITKGVSKQLVPVYDKPMIYYPLSVLMLAGIREVLIISTAQDLPRFQELLGDGKEIGMAFSYIVQPSPDGLAQAFILGEEFIGNDSVCLVLGDNIFYGQGLTGLLEKSVENAKKESKATVFGYYVSDPERYGVVAFDEEDNVLSLEEKPKDPKSNYAVVGLYFYPNSVIKIAKGVTPSERGELEITSVNQAYLAMGDLKVELMGRGYAWLDTGTHESLLDAGQFIQTIEHRQSLKVACLEEIAYEKGYITKEQLLILAEPLKKNQYGQYLIRRANQGKRR from the coding sequence ATGAAAGGTATTATTTTAGCAGGTGGCAGTGGCACAAGGCTTTACCCTATCACAAAAGGGGTTAGTAAGCAGCTTGTGCCAGTTTATGATAAACCGATGATTTATTATCCACTTTCAGTATTGATGTTAGCAGGTATTCGTGAAGTACTTATCATATCTACAGCTCAAGATTTACCGCGTTTCCAAGAGCTTTTAGGTGATGGGAAAGAGATTGGTATGGCGTTTAGTTATATTGTCCAGCCAAGCCCCGATGGATTAGCACAAGCGTTTATTTTAGGTGAAGAATTTATAGGAAATGATAGTGTTTGTTTGGTGCTTGGTGACAATATTTTTTACGGGCAAGGACTGACGGGGCTTTTAGAAAAATCGGTTGAGAATGCAAAAAAAGAGTCTAAAGCAACTGTTTTTGGTTACTATGTCAGTGACCCTGAGCGTTACGGTGTTGTTGCGTTTGATGAAGAGGATAATGTACTCAGCTTAGAAGAAAAGCCAAAAGATCCCAAATCAAATTATGCGGTTGTAGGACTTTACTTTTATCCCAATTCGGTGATTAAAATAGCGAAGGGAGTGACGCCAAGTGAAAGAGGTGAGCTTGAAATTACCTCAGTAAATCAGGCATATCTTGCGATGGGTGATCTTAAAGTAGAATTGATGGGACGAGGCTATGCATGGCTCGATACAGGAACCCATGAAAGTCTGCTTGATGCAGGTCAGTTTATACAAACCATAGAGCATCGACAAAGTCTTAAAGTAGCCTGTTTGGAAGAGATAGCGTATGAAAAAGGGTATATTACCAAAGAGCAACTTCTCATTTTGGCGGAACCACTTAAAAAAAATCAATATGGGCAATATCTTATACGAAGAGCGAATCAAGGAAAACGAAGATGA
- a CDS encoding YdjY domain-containing protein, producing the protein MKKTLTFLAVIALLFSACQKKDETSATKDISVNGVSLATPMKIDEATKTITVLAAVNGKYLTENTRHAVVFKEGKFGDKPVFTAYQNQNDFLKAMLYLNAVAGNNMTKENGATTQVEGQKVAVSVTWNGAPQSYDINEVIIDSNHRAIDMRFGGNEINAKEMNTGCIACLDSCPVGVISNHSYMYGAVEKRDEVTFRGNAALLPKDGTLVAVSFKLI; encoded by the coding sequence ATGAAAAAAACACTCACCTTCTTAGCCGTTATTGCGCTTCTTTTCAGCGCATGCCAAAAAAAAGATGAAACATCTGCAACCAAAGATATTTCCGTCAATGGCGTCTCGCTCGCCACTCCTATGAAAATCGATGAAGCGACCAAAACGATTACCGTTTTAGCCGCGGTCAATGGAAAATACCTCACCGAAAATACGCGTCATGCGGTTGTGTTTAAAGAGGGTAAATTTGGGGACAAACCTGTTTTTACCGCCTACCAAAATCAAAACGATTTTCTCAAAGCCATGCTCTATTTAAATGCCGTAGCTGGCAATAATATGACCAAAGAAAACGGTGCAACGACCCAAGTCGAAGGTCAAAAAGTCGCGGTGAGTGTGACGTGGAATGGCGCCCCTCAAAGTTACGACATCAACGAAGTCATCATCGATAGCAACCACCGAGCGATTGATATGCGCTTTGGCGGAAACGAGATCAATGCAAAAGAGATGAACACAGGATGTATCGCTTGTTTAGACAGTTGCCCCGTGGGTGTCATCTCCAATCACAGTTACATGTACGGTGCCGTTGAAAAACGTGATGAAGTGACGTTTCGTGGCAATGCAGCTTTGCTTCCAAAAGACGGCACATTGGTTGCGGTAAGCTTTAAACTCATCTAA